In Brevibacterium zhoupengii, the following are encoded in one genomic region:
- a CDS encoding LysR family transcriptional regulator, with protein sequence MSEITLRQLEYFVAVVDAESVTVASRKVNVSQATVSMSIAQLEKSLGTALLIRQRAKGVAPTRSGREFAIRARRVLALTAELEDVAKAEMSGPIEVGCVSSLSPQVIPPLAAHFSSEFPEVDFNYREGSADELQTALAEGIVDIAIVFSRQCVNTVTAEELANVTLKVMLPSNHALHNRPDISFADIASEPAIFIDLPPSRDRSIEFMRSAGVEPRIRWTSTNLATVEALVANGLGYSLRYALPGETRSPDNGVIEVPVSDPIPKNGISAALPTGVRASHRSEEVIRYLRQHFEH encoded by the coding sequence ATGAGCGAGATCACCCTGCGACAACTGGAGTACTTTGTCGCCGTCGTAGATGCAGAGTCAGTGACCGTTGCTTCACGGAAGGTCAACGTCTCCCAAGCAACCGTATCCATGTCCATCGCCCAGCTCGAGAAATCGCTGGGGACGGCCCTGCTTATTCGGCAGAGGGCGAAAGGCGTCGCACCGACGCGTTCAGGGCGAGAGTTCGCCATTCGCGCCAGACGTGTGCTTGCGTTGACGGCCGAGCTAGAAGACGTTGCGAAGGCAGAGATGTCGGGACCGATTGAGGTCGGATGTGTCTCTTCACTGTCTCCTCAGGTCATCCCGCCGCTTGCTGCCCATTTCAGCTCGGAATTTCCGGAGGTCGACTTCAACTACCGTGAGGGGTCCGCAGATGAGCTGCAAACAGCCCTCGCCGAGGGCATCGTAGACATTGCCATTGTCTTCTCCCGGCAGTGCGTCAACACAGTGACGGCCGAGGAGCTTGCTAATGTCACGCTGAAGGTAATGCTTCCGAGCAATCATGCACTGCACAATCGGCCCGATATCTCTTTCGCAGATATTGCCAGCGAACCAGCCATCTTCATAGACCTTCCTCCCAGCAGAGACAGATCCATCGAGTTCATGCGTTCGGCCGGAGTCGAACCACGGATTCGCTGGACGAGCACAAACCTCGCGACGGTAGAGGCCCTCGTTGCAAACGGCCTCGGCTATTCTCTGCGCTACGCGCTTCCAGGCGAAACACGCTCTCCGGATAACGGAGTCATCGAGGTTCCAGTCTCCGATCCAATTCCGAAAAATGGAATCAGCGCGGCGCTACCAACCGGGGTCCGAGCCTCGCACCGAAGCGAGGAAGTCATTCGCTATCTACGTCAGCACTTTGAGCATTGA
- a CDS encoding MBL fold metallo-hydrolase — MSETGKPYVVTLGTAGGPRWWRYQGQSVRAGISTAVVVGDAVYLVDCGYGAGRQLIQAGFGFNDVAAIFLTHLHSDHIVDLTSIALFSTYEITDESRNPIALIGPGDRGALPHASPHAKSEPRPVSERAPTPGTVDTLTRLVEAHATDLNERIFDSLRPSPLDAIAAQDIVIPESVGFQPNENPSPDMAPFVVYEDARVKVSAILVEHPPMAPAFGYRFDTDNGSVVISGDTAYTSNMIALAENADLLLHEAIDLEWLMSKFADPSSPSARATRSHHERSHTSIADAISIARDAGVGQLALHHLVPGTSAPSLRKQLAAEPRVRAIVPDDLDVLPLCSR, encoded by the coding sequence ATGTCGGAGACTGGGAAGCCGTATGTTGTGACGTTGGGGACTGCTGGTGGGCCACGCTGGTGGCGGTACCAGGGACAGAGTGTCCGCGCAGGGATTTCGACTGCCGTCGTTGTCGGTGATGCCGTCTACCTAGTGGATTGCGGGTACGGCGCCGGCCGTCAACTGATCCAAGCAGGCTTCGGGTTCAACGACGTCGCAGCCATATTCCTGACCCATCTGCATTCGGACCACATCGTCGATCTGACTTCAATCGCGCTCTTCAGCACTTACGAAATTACCGATGAAAGCCGCAACCCTATCGCTCTAATAGGGCCTGGAGACAGAGGTGCACTCCCACATGCTTCGCCACATGCAAAGTCAGAGCCACGGCCAGTATCGGAACGCGCGCCGACTCCAGGGACTGTCGACACTCTGACCCGCCTCGTGGAGGCACACGCGACCGACCTCAACGAACGTATTTTCGACAGCCTACGACCATCTCCGCTGGATGCGATCGCGGCCCAGGACATCGTCATCCCTGAATCGGTGGGATTCCAACCTAATGAAAACCCGTCTCCCGATATGGCTCCCTTCGTCGTGTATGAGGATGCCAGAGTCAAGGTCTCTGCGATTCTCGTGGAACATCCGCCAATGGCGCCTGCCTTCGGGTACCGCTTCGACACCGATAACGGATCGGTGGTGATCTCGGGAGACACCGCTTACACCTCGAACATGATCGCACTTGCTGAGAATGCCGATCTGCTCCTGCACGAAGCAATTGATCTGGAATGGCTGATGTCGAAGTTCGCGGACCCAAGCTCACCTAGCGCCCGCGCAACTCGCAGCCATCACGAACGTTCACACACTTCTATCGCAGACGCTATTTCAATCGCACGTGACGCAGGCGTTGGTCAGCTGGCGCTACACCATTTGGTGCCAGGAACGTCTGCTCCATCGCTCAGAAAGCAGCTGGCGGCAGAGCCCAGGGTGAGAGCAATCGTCCCCGACGACCTCGATGTTCTTCCGCTATGCAGCCGCTGA
- the nhaC gene encoding Na+/H+ antiporter NhaC: protein MQPLNSDRPTKQQTDNSHRVTTMITHKKPHFMIAILPLLTLVGMALMSTTVWGIGMLIPIIAGITAAAVIGKLLGYSWRELEQSLADGVSKALPAVFILLLIGMIIGTWISGGIIPTLIYYGLSFINPSIFLPLVCLITAFISLVLGSSFTSIATIGLAFMAIGEGMQMPLPIVAGAVISGAFFGDKLSPLSDTTNVAPAMVGEKLFDHIRHMLWDTIPALLISATLYWVIGYNITGTTDSSVSSQDSILSGLQDQFVIHPLLLIVVVLSLVLIVMRVPAVPALLLIAIMGGATALLVQGRSLTETLQSMTAGYVSASGQKAIDSLLSNGGVTSMLETIGLVIVATALGGILEKTGIFAALIEPLISRIRRAGTLISASVFATFLVGFSSGAQFLAIILPARGFLEPYKRLNLSPLNLSRVVEAAGTVGINLVPWGVPAVFAAGVFGLQPTEFIPWILFAFIVPLLNIIYGYTGFTIKRLNDERAVAATVTDEGTRVR from the coding sequence ATGCAGCCGCTGAATTCAGACCGCCCCACCAAGCAGCAGACCGACAACTCTCACCGGGTGACAACGATGATTACGCACAAGAAGCCACATTTCATGATCGCGATTCTGCCATTGCTGACTCTGGTCGGCATGGCGCTGATGTCGACCACGGTGTGGGGCATCGGCATGCTTATTCCGATCATCGCCGGAATCACGGCGGCCGCTGTCATCGGCAAACTCCTCGGATACTCTTGGCGGGAGCTGGAGCAGTCCTTGGCCGACGGAGTGAGTAAAGCCTTGCCCGCCGTGTTCATTTTGTTGTTGATCGGCATGATCATTGGAACCTGGATCAGTGGTGGCATCATTCCGACACTTATCTACTATGGGCTCAGCTTTATCAATCCGAGCATCTTCCTACCGTTGGTGTGCCTGATCACGGCCTTCATCTCGCTGGTATTGGGAAGTTCCTTCACCTCGATCGCCACAATCGGATTGGCATTCATGGCGATCGGTGAAGGTATGCAGATGCCGTTGCCGATCGTAGCCGGTGCGGTCATCTCCGGGGCATTCTTCGGTGACAAGCTCTCACCTCTCTCTGACACGACGAATGTAGCCCCTGCGATGGTTGGAGAGAAGCTCTTCGACCATATTCGCCACATGCTGTGGGACACGATCCCGGCACTTCTCATCAGCGCGACGCTCTACTGGGTAATTGGTTACAACATCACCGGCACCACTGATTCGTCGGTTTCGAGTCAAGACTCGATTCTTTCAGGTCTGCAGGATCAGTTCGTCATTCATCCGCTGCTGCTTATCGTCGTCGTGCTGTCTTTGGTTCTCATCGTCATGCGGGTTCCGGCAGTTCCCGCACTGTTGCTGATTGCGATCATGGGCGGCGCAACAGCACTGCTGGTGCAAGGTAGGTCGCTTACTGAAACTCTTCAGTCGATGACCGCAGGATACGTCTCGGCAAGTGGGCAGAAAGCTATCGACAGTCTGTTGAGCAATGGGGGTGTGACCTCGATGTTGGAAACGATCGGATTGGTTATCGTCGCCACTGCCCTCGGAGGAATTCTCGAGAAGACTGGCATCTTCGCGGCACTCATTGAACCATTGATAAGTCGAATCAGACGCGCCGGGACACTCATATCCGCGTCGGTGTTCGCGACCTTTCTCGTCGGATTCTCGAGCGGCGCTCAGTTCCTTGCGATTATCCTGCCCGCGCGAGGATTTTTGGAGCCGTACAAAAGGTTGAACCTCTCGCCGCTCAATCTCTCACGTGTAGTAGAAGCGGCAGGAACCGTCGGCATCAACCTCGTCCCCTGGGGCGTTCCAGCAGTCTTCGCAGCGGGCGTGTTCGGGCTGCAACCCACTGAATTTATCCCCTGGATCTTGTTCGCATTTATTGTTCCGTTGCTGAACATCATCTACGGATACACAGGCTTCACCATCAAGCGACTTAATGACGAACGGGCTGTTGCCGCAACGGTTACCGATGAGGGCACCCGCGTGCGCTGA
- a CDS encoding urea carboxylase-associated family protein, whose protein sequence is MSQQPRLTEAAYQGPALQADRDFYSAIGESFEDRRVVEEFTIPIRSGQAWEVPAGHVCRISTVEGPQVGDLNLWNRHDPRERFWASRTRQLQAAHVSTFDRLWSTLPFLRPMATIVGDTLADYGTDAEGGRLHDTLGTRCDPYVNTMLNGVDFDYHCHSNLVRAILPYGLTEFDVHDVLNVFQCTGLNDNDEYFMKTCPAKPGDHFEFFAEQDLLAALSTCPGGDLSAPMFGEDNEDPVENCHPLQVTVYALPENLLGDWSEPESPKYRGQHGLKPQTWA, encoded by the coding sequence ATGTCTCAGCAACCGCGATTGACCGAAGCCGCCTACCAAGGCCCCGCGCTCCAGGCCGACCGTGACTTCTACTCCGCGATCGGGGAGAGTTTCGAGGACCGTCGCGTCGTCGAGGAGTTCACCATCCCGATCCGTTCGGGTCAGGCCTGGGAGGTGCCAGCCGGCCACGTCTGCCGGATCTCGACCGTCGAGGGGCCGCAGGTCGGTGACCTCAACCTGTGGAACCGACATGATCCCCGGGAACGGTTCTGGGCCTCGCGGACTCGTCAGCTCCAAGCTGCGCATGTGTCGACGTTCGACCGGCTGTGGTCGACGCTGCCGTTCCTGCGTCCGATGGCGACGATCGTCGGCGACACCCTGGCCGATTACGGCACCGACGCCGAGGGCGGTCGACTCCATGACACCTTGGGTACGCGTTGCGATCCCTACGTCAACACGATGCTCAACGGCGTCGACTTCGACTATCACTGCCATTCGAACCTGGTGCGTGCGATCCTTCCGTACGGGCTGACCGAGTTCGACGTCCACGATGTGCTCAACGTATTTCAGTGCACTGGCCTGAACGACAACGACGAATACTTCATGAAGACATGCCCGGCGAAGCCCGGAGACCACTTCGAATTCTTCGCCGAGCAGGACTTGCTGGCAGCACTTTCGACCTGCCCAGGTGGAGATCTCTCCGCGCCGATGTTCGGCGAGGACAACGAGGATCCGGTTGAGAACTGTCATCCTCTCCAGGTCACGGTCTATGCGCTGCCGGAGAACCTCCTCGGCGATTGGAGTGAACCCGAGTCCCCGAAATACCGCGGCCAGCATGGACTGAAACCACAGACCTGGGCGTGA
- a CDS encoding MFS transporter: MEETSVSAVQPAPTYAWWSRERWRLRLVLIATSAMMAGASAPSPFYPVIQADFGFAPVMITVVFAAYAVALLAALLTAGALSDHIGRRPVICAAYVALAISMFLFWHADSAATLILSRVVQGIASGILLSTLSATVVDLELPHKPGSASSWNAISAMAGLAIGGLFAGATLAVFVDGSGAAVVFGTFVATYLLLAGIIWVLPETSARRRGAWASLLPRAALPREVRKAFLFAVPAFVAGWATGGLYLSLGANIITAEFHSSSHLVSGLIVTMLAGAGGLAGFFMRNRSARTVTLYGTVSLAVGSTLALVALALTSTELYCLAVIITGTGFGTAFPGALKTIQAVVKPEASAEVMAAVFVVCYLAFGLPVVIAGVLVPAIGLFATACWYGGFVALLALCAALLRWFSSGGQHFADTQSAQHPTRSA, from the coding sequence ATGGAGGAGACTTCAGTCTCCGCAGTTCAGCCGGCGCCCACCTATGCCTGGTGGTCCCGCGAGCGCTGGCGCCTGCGCCTGGTCCTGATAGCCACCTCGGCGATGATGGCCGGAGCGAGCGCTCCGTCGCCGTTCTACCCCGTCATCCAGGCCGATTTCGGCTTCGCTCCTGTGATGATCACGGTGGTCTTCGCCGCCTATGCCGTGGCATTGCTGGCAGCGCTGCTGACTGCCGGTGCCCTCTCCGACCACATCGGACGCCGCCCCGTCATCTGCGCGGCGTACGTCGCGCTCGCCATCAGCATGTTTCTGTTCTGGCATGCCGACAGCGCCGCGACACTGATTCTTTCCCGAGTCGTGCAAGGCATCGCCAGCGGAATCCTGCTGTCGACTCTCTCGGCGACGGTCGTCGACCTGGAACTGCCGCACAAGCCAGGCTCGGCCTCCTCATGGAACGCAATCTCGGCAATGGCGGGGCTGGCCATCGGCGGACTGTTCGCCGGAGCGACTCTCGCTGTATTCGTCGACGGCAGCGGAGCCGCAGTGGTCTTCGGAACTTTCGTAGCAACGTATCTGCTGCTGGCTGGCATCATCTGGGTCCTGCCGGAGACCTCGGCCCGACGCCGAGGCGCATGGGCTTCACTGCTGCCGCGCGCGGCTCTGCCTCGTGAGGTCCGCAAGGCGTTCCTGTTCGCGGTGCCGGCCTTCGTCGCCGGCTGGGCCACGGGAGGCCTGTACCTCTCGCTCGGTGCCAACATCATCACCGCCGAGTTCCATTCGAGTTCCCACCTGGTCAGCGGTCTCATCGTCACGATGCTCGCCGGGGCCGGAGGACTGGCCGGCTTCTTCATGCGCAACCGATCCGCGCGCACCGTCACCCTCTACGGCACGGTCTCGCTCGCCGTCGGCAGCACTCTGGCTCTGGTGGCCCTGGCCCTCACCTCGACCGAACTGTACTGCCTCGCCGTCATCATCACCGGAACCGGCTTCGGAACCGCCTTCCCTGGTGCCCTGAAGACCATCCAGGCAGTTGTGAAGCCGGAGGCCAGCGCCGAGGTGATGGCCGCAGTCTTCGTCGTCTGCTACCTGGCGTTCGGCCTTCCGGTCGTCATCGCCGGGGTCCTCGTCCCCGCCATCGGACTCTTCGCAACCGCGTGCTGGTACGGCGGATTCGTGGCCCTTCTCGCTCTCTGCGCGGCACTCCTGCGCTGGTTCAGTAGCGGAGGCCAGCACTTCGCCGATACGCAGAGTGCCCAACATCCCACCCGGAGCGCCTAA
- a CDS encoding ArsR/SmtB family transcription factor, translated as MVANEKLPHPEREDIELTSVLFALSDEARLALVQQLRSGPLDMVDCSALGPDVPKSTRSHQVKVLREAGVIISELHGRNRRLTLRRDDIDARFPGLLESVLQAETAWQE; from the coding sequence ATGGTTGCCAATGAAAAACTGCCGCACCCGGAGCGCGAGGATATCGAGCTGACCTCAGTGCTCTTCGCTCTCAGCGACGAGGCCAGGCTGGCCCTGGTCCAGCAGCTGCGATCCGGACCGCTGGACATGGTCGACTGTTCGGCGCTGGGGCCGGACGTGCCGAAGTCGACGCGCTCGCACCAGGTCAAGGTGCTGCGCGAGGCCGGTGTCATCATCAGCGAACTGCACGGCCGGAACCGTCGCCTGACGCTGCGCCGAGACGATATCGACGCTCGTTTCCCCGGCCTGTTGGAGTCGGTGCTGCAGGCGGAGACTGCGTGGCAGGAGTGA
- a CDS encoding ArsR/SmtB family transcription factor, protein MTDADSLDKVFKALADPTRRRLLDVLRHEDGQSLNELCEGLSMARQSVTQHLNKLVDADLVAIVRHGRERRHYLNSYPIHEMQNRWTREFDQHHFDVIDAVKRRAEETAMSTTEEFPDFVYVTYIRSTPQQVWDALTDAEITRLYWDDVAVVSDWQVGSTWAHHKGGPDGPADVWGRVLETDPPHKLVFTFQSTNQELDDEGSIASYLIEQSGEVVKLTVTHTNFPDNGLRNGISKGWPAVLAGLKSYLETGHALPEDSWDMAVR, encoded by the coding sequence GTGACCGACGCCGACTCACTCGACAAAGTGTTCAAAGCCCTCGCCGACCCAACCCGCCGACGGCTCCTTGACGTCCTACGCCACGAGGACGGACAGTCACTGAACGAACTCTGCGAAGGCCTCTCGATGGCCAGACAGTCAGTGACTCAACACTTGAACAAGCTCGTCGACGCCGATCTGGTCGCGATCGTCCGCCACGGAAGAGAACGACGACACTATCTGAACTCGTACCCGATCCATGAGATGCAGAATCGGTGGACCCGCGAGTTCGACCAGCACCACTTCGACGTCATCGACGCCGTCAAGAGAAGAGCTGAGGAGACAGCCATGAGCACCACCGAAGAATTTCCCGATTTCGTCTATGTCACCTACATCCGCTCCACACCACAACAAGTGTGGGACGCGCTCACCGACGCTGAGATCACGCGCCTGTACTGGGACGATGTCGCTGTCGTCTCCGACTGGCAGGTCGGATCCACCTGGGCCCACCACAAAGGAGGCCCCGATGGGCCAGCCGACGTATGGGGCCGAGTCCTCGAAACGGACCCACCACACAAACTCGTCTTCACCTTCCAATCCACCAACCAGGAGCTCGACGACGAGGGATCCATCGCCTCATACCTCATCGAGCAGTCAGGCGAGGTCGTGAAGCTGACAGTCACCCACACCAATTTCCCGGACAACGGGCTGCGCAATGGGATCTCAAAGGGCTGGCCCGCGGTTCTTGCCGGGCTCAAGTCCTATCTGGAGACTGGTCACGCACTGCCCGAGGACAGCTGGGACATGGCGGTGCGCTGA
- a CDS encoding arylamine N-acetyltransferase family protein — translation MTHPSLLSRYAKRLGLSVSVPELRRRAQGSRAQIVDLLDEILVAHTHAICFENLDVTAFRARGDLRAVAIDVDGAADKLLTDGRGGYCHEHAALIRGVVTELGLSAHPILARVHLGDRQTAPGALTHQATIVDLDGRRFLIDPGFGGGTPEAALELGEAAAARMTPHGEHRLVPARTALVPELRADGDWVLQSRTRDDQEFHTVYAFSEAPRQQMDLELANWFSSTKPGSRFTGPPILALPLPDGGRVTLEGRRLRRTIGGARPDRQERTLADATDFAEVLADDFGLDLDKEFTDLVWGATVET, via the coding sequence ATGACTCATCCTTCGCTTCTCAGCCGTTATGCGAAACGGCTCGGGCTCAGTGTTTCCGTCCCCGAGCTGCGTCGACGTGCGCAGGGATCACGCGCGCAGATTGTCGACCTTCTCGACGAGATCCTGGTCGCGCACACGCACGCGATCTGCTTTGAAAATCTCGATGTCACCGCCTTTCGCGCCAGGGGCGACCTCAGGGCCGTCGCGATCGACGTCGACGGAGCCGCGGACAAACTGCTCACCGACGGTCGGGGCGGATACTGCCATGAGCACGCCGCGCTCATCCGCGGGGTCGTCACCGAGTTGGGGCTGAGCGCACATCCGATTCTGGCTCGGGTCCACCTCGGCGACAGGCAGACTGCCCCGGGAGCACTGACCCACCAGGCGACCATCGTCGACCTCGACGGCCGTCGGTTTCTCATCGATCCGGGTTTCGGTGGGGGAACGCCGGAGGCTGCGCTCGAACTCGGCGAAGCTGCTGCCGCGAGAATGACGCCCCACGGCGAACATCGCCTGGTCCCCGCGAGGACTGCGCTTGTGCCGGAGCTGCGAGCCGACGGCGATTGGGTGCTTCAGTCACGAACCCGTGATGACCAGGAATTTCACACCGTCTATGCCTTCAGTGAGGCCCCTCGCCAGCAGATGGACCTCGAGCTGGCGAACTGGTTCTCCTCGACGAAGCCCGGGTCACGCTTCACCGGCCCGCCCATTCTCGCACTGCCGCTTCCCGACGGCGGCCGGGTCACCTTGGAGGGCCGCCGACTGCGCCGCACAATCGGCGGTGCGCGACCCGACCGGCAGGAGCGCACCCTGGCCGATGCCACGGACTTCGCCGAGGTGCTCGCGGATGATTTCGGACTCGACCTCGACAAGGAGTTCACGGACCTGGTGTGGGGTGCGACCGTCGAGACGTGA
- a CDS encoding helix-turn-helix domain-containing protein, which produces MSTVTRDDLQRRPHPRLRPYVGDYVAYDIAGVPAGTHLGLPSGTLTFIVSIDEPLHQYDAANERTESFDVLLAGLHLAPTLIRHNGTMAGIQINFTPFAPRILFDTPAVELAHRTHDLAEISRPIAAELHERVNEATTWSARFDAIDEILVRAVHEGSRPRPEVVDSWWQIARSHGGLPVSLVADRVGWSRRHLNGVFRAEFGIGPKEAARVMRFDRARRMISTQTRTLADIAATCGYADQAHLNRDFRLLTGTNPTLWLSEDPVVRQDQNWGTPDQGGPASVNVDVTAP; this is translated from the coding sequence ATGTCCACGGTGACTCGGGATGATCTTCAGCGCAGGCCACACCCGCGCCTGAGACCCTACGTCGGTGACTATGTCGCCTACGACATCGCCGGCGTTCCCGCAGGGACGCATCTCGGTCTGCCATCGGGCACCCTGACGTTCATCGTCTCCATCGACGAACCGCTGCACCAATACGACGCGGCAAATGAGCGCACCGAGTCGTTCGACGTACTGCTCGCGGGTCTGCATCTGGCGCCCACACTCATCAGACACAACGGCACGATGGCCGGAATCCAGATCAATTTCACCCCCTTCGCGCCACGGATCCTCTTCGACACCCCTGCCGTTGAACTCGCTCATCGCACGCACGACCTCGCCGAAATCTCACGCCCCATTGCCGCCGAGCTGCACGAACGCGTCAACGAAGCCACGACCTGGTCTGCCCGCTTCGACGCCATCGACGAGATCCTTGTGCGCGCCGTCCACGAAGGCTCCCGGCCCCGGCCCGAGGTGGTGGACTCGTGGTGGCAGATCGCTCGCAGTCACGGCGGACTTCCGGTCTCACTCGTCGCCGACCGGGTCGGCTGGAGCCGGCGCCACCTCAATGGAGTGTTCCGGGCAGAATTCGGCATCGGGCCGAAGGAGGCCGCACGAGTCATGCGATTCGATCGGGCGAGGAGGATGATCTCGACGCAGACTCGAACGTTGGCAGATATCGCCGCGACCTGCGGTTACGCCGACCAAGCCCACCTCAACCGCGACTTCCGCCTGCTCACCGGGACCAACCCGACCCTGTGGCTGAGCGAGGATCCCGTGGTGCGGCAGGATCAGAACTGGGGTACACCGGATCAGGGAGGACCTGCCTCGGTGAACGTAGATGTCACTGCACCATGA
- a CDS encoding VOC family protein, with amino-acid sequence MSPNTGTNIWPTFSYRDAKAAIAFLQNAFGFEVVAEYTNADDPQRVDHAELRWPDGGGIMLGSTRDDGGVMTKTGVATGSVYIATGQVEELYHRAIAAGATEVMGLTEQDYGSRDFSVTDPEGVLWSFGTYRGADAGQE; translated from the coding sequence ATGTCACCGAACACCGGAACCAATATCTGGCCCACATTCAGTTACCGCGATGCGAAGGCGGCGATCGCCTTCCTGCAGAACGCCTTCGGCTTCGAGGTCGTCGCCGAGTACACGAACGCCGATGACCCGCAGCGAGTCGATCACGCCGAACTGCGCTGGCCCGACGGTGGGGGAATCATGCTCGGCTCCACGCGCGATGATGGCGGCGTGATGACGAAGACCGGAGTCGCCACCGGCTCGGTCTACATCGCTACGGGCCAGGTCGAAGAGCTCTATCATCGCGCGATCGCAGCCGGCGCGACCGAGGTCATGGGACTGACCGAACAAGACTACGGCTCACGCGACTTCAGCGTCACCGACCCCGAAGGAGTGCTGTGGAGCTTCGGAACGTACCGGGGTGCTGATGCCGGTCAGGAGTGA